Proteins from a single region of Stutzerimonas stutzeri:
- a CDS encoding energy-coupling factor ABC transporter permease produces MHIEPGVLNAAKIVFANAAAVSTLAVFLPKLMWRPDIWVKTLLAALFFSIFMEVFHMPVGASELHFVGASAVYVIFGFVPTLFGFAIGLLLQGLLFEPSDLVHLAVNSLSLILPLIAAHGLLGRHFFAQGGRVIRWAEVVKFDAAFYGGVVLMVGFWLSLGNEPTPLQNWAMFAVSYLPLVLLEPLFTCLMVRTLKRFADNPLISRFTTVKTLATA; encoded by the coding sequence ATGCATATCGAACCTGGCGTACTCAACGCCGCAAAAATCGTGTTTGCCAACGCCGCAGCCGTTTCAACATTGGCCGTGTTCCTGCCCAAACTGATGTGGCGCCCCGACATCTGGGTCAAGACCCTGCTCGCCGCGTTGTTCTTCTCCATCTTCATGGAGGTCTTTCACATGCCGGTCGGCGCCTCGGAACTGCATTTCGTGGGTGCGTCGGCTGTCTATGTGATATTCGGCTTCGTGCCGACGCTGTTCGGATTCGCTATTGGCCTGCTGCTGCAAGGGCTGCTGTTCGAGCCGTCCGATCTGGTGCACCTGGCGGTCAACTCGCTGTCGCTGATCCTGCCGCTGATCGCCGCCCACGGCCTGCTCGGCCGGCACTTCTTCGCCCAAGGCGGACGCGTTATTCGCTGGGCCGAAGTGGTCAAGTTCGACGCAGCCTTTTACGGCGGCGTGGTGCTGATGGTCGGCTTCTGGCTGTCGCTGGGTAACGAACCCACGCCTCTGCAGAATTGGGCGATGTTCGCCGTGTCCTACCTGCCGCTGGTGCTGCTCGAGCCGTTGTTCACCTGCCTGATGGTCCGCACGCTCAAGCGCTTTGCAGATAACCCGCTGATCAGCCGCTTCACCACCGTCAAAACACTCGCGACTGCCTGA
- the cobF gene encoding precorrin-6A synthase (deacetylating), protein MKTLLIIGIGAGDPDFLTVQAIKALNRVDVFFLMDKGASKDSLIHLRKHICERFIDTPEYRFVEAECPERVRGVADYRASVVDLNQDKQRVFEQMVHHELADGEVGGFLVWGDPALYDSTLRIVEDIVQASPEPITYEVIPGITSLQALAARHKVCFNSIGQAFQVMPARRLAEGFPDGLDSVLVMLDARDTYCLFVDQEMDIYWGAYVGTADEVLIAGKVGEVAEQIRSTRAALRERHGWIMDSYLLRRRSADEA, encoded by the coding sequence GTGAAAACACTACTGATCATCGGCATTGGCGCAGGCGATCCCGATTTTCTGACGGTCCAGGCGATCAAGGCGTTGAACCGCGTCGACGTTTTTTTCCTGATGGACAAGGGCGCCTCGAAGGATTCGCTTATCCACCTGCGCAAGCACATCTGCGAGCGCTTCATCGACACGCCGGAGTATCGCTTCGTCGAGGCCGAATGCCCCGAGCGCGTGCGAGGTGTCGCTGATTACCGGGCCAGCGTCGTCGACCTCAATCAGGACAAACAGCGGGTGTTCGAGCAGATGGTTCACCACGAGCTGGCCGATGGTGAGGTGGGCGGCTTTCTGGTCTGGGGTGATCCTGCGCTGTATGACAGCACGCTGCGCATCGTCGAGGACATCGTGCAGGCGAGCCCGGAGCCCATCACCTACGAGGTGATCCCCGGCATCACCAGCCTGCAGGCGCTGGCGGCCAGGCACAAAGTCTGCTTCAACAGCATCGGTCAGGCCTTTCAGGTCATGCCGGCCCGGCGATTGGCCGAGGGCTTTCCTGACGGGCTGGATAGCGTACTGGTGATGCTCGATGCGCGGGATACCTACTGCCTGTTCGTCGATCAGGAGATGGACATCTATTGGGGCGCATACGTGGGCACCGCGGATGAGGTGCTGATTGCAGGAAAGGTCGGTGAGGTGGCGGAGCAGATCCGCAGCACCCGCGCCGCATTGCGCGAGCGGCATGGCTGGATCATGGACAGCTATCTGTTGCGCCGCCGCAGCGCTGACGAGGCTTGA
- a CDS encoding vWA domain-containing protein, translating into MRPRSASGADARAAPGSVNGGRHGASRGGVSGRIDWAATFMLNGRPQRRADLVMRPRSRRAGEVWLVIVDASGSTRRHGALSKAKGLLGEVFEQARRQRVRLALLRANGKQADWVWPGHKVTGVQQQWLADLGAGGGTPLLDALQQAAAWQRRRQQLKPAEQHRLLVLTDGRLRESTALEPSLCPAVLVDIESAPIRLGRARKLAEELGAEYQHIDTLATLNNPV; encoded by the coding sequence ATCCGCCCACGCAGCGCCTCCGGCGCGGATGCACGAGCAGCACCGGGTAGCGTGAATGGAGGGCGGCATGGCGCCAGTCGCGGCGGCGTGTCTGGGCGGATCGACTGGGCCGCGACCTTTATGCTCAACGGCCGGCCGCAGCGCCGCGCTGACCTCGTCATGAGGCCGCGCAGTCGGCGGGCGGGTGAAGTGTGGTTGGTGATCGTCGATGCCTCGGGCTCGACCCGTCGCCACGGTGCGCTGAGCAAGGCGAAAGGGCTGCTCGGCGAGGTGTTCGAGCAGGCCCGGCGGCAACGAGTGCGGCTGGCGCTTTTGCGGGCCAACGGCAAGCAAGCCGACTGGGTTTGGCCAGGTCACAAGGTGACCGGTGTGCAGCAACAATGGCTGGCTGATCTCGGCGCAGGTGGCGGCACGCCGCTATTGGATGCCTTGCAGCAGGCGGCAGCATGGCAGCGTCGTCGGCAGCAACTCAAGCCCGCCGAGCAGCATCGACTGCTGGTCCTCACGGACGGCCGCTTGCGTGAGTCGACAGCTCTGGAACCGAGTCTTTGCCCGGCTGTGCTGGTAGACATCGAGAGCGCACCGATCCGCCTGGGCCGTGCACGGAAACTGGCCGAAGAACTGGGCGCGGAGTATCAGCACATCGACACGCTCGCGACCCTGAACAACCCTGTTTAA
- a CDS encoding ATP-binding protein encodes MPDSHFPLAAVVGADDLKLALCLAAIDPAIGGVLIEGPRGMAKSTLARGLADLLPSGQFVTLPLGASEERIVGSLDLDAALGGGRAEFSPGLLAKADGGVLYVDEINLLPDHLVDLLLDAAASGINHVERDGVSHRHPSRFVLIGTMNSEEGELRPQLLDRFGFNVALDARPQPAQRAEIVRRRLNFDADPQRFLSSWSEEQGALRTRCQQARAQLSDIPLDEAALEQISQRCFAAEVDGLRADLVWLRAARAHAAWRGSVRIEAEDIDAVADFVLRHRQQQATPPTPPQQQSPQAQPKEDTGTARDDQGAGDWGQLPAQTQPVGARREPPRWSKKP; translated from the coding sequence ATGCCCGATAGCCATTTCCCCCTCGCCGCCGTGGTCGGAGCCGATGACCTCAAGCTGGCCCTTTGTCTGGCAGCAATCGATCCCGCGATTGGCGGTGTGTTGATCGAAGGCCCTCGCGGCATGGCCAAATCGACCCTGGCGCGAGGGCTGGCGGACCTGCTGCCAAGCGGCCAGTTCGTCACCTTGCCGTTGGGTGCCAGTGAAGAACGCATCGTGGGCTCGTTGGATCTCGATGCAGCTCTGGGTGGAGGGCGCGCCGAGTTCTCGCCGGGCTTGTTGGCCAAGGCCGATGGCGGCGTGCTCTATGTCGACGAGATCAACCTGCTGCCGGATCACCTGGTCGACCTGTTGCTCGATGCGGCGGCCAGCGGCATCAACCATGTGGAGCGGGACGGCGTTTCCCATCGGCACCCATCGCGCTTCGTGCTAATCGGCACCATGAACAGCGAGGAGGGCGAACTGCGGCCGCAGTTGCTCGACCGTTTCGGCTTCAACGTTGCGCTGGACGCGCGGCCACAGCCTGCACAGCGGGCGGAAATCGTTCGCCGTCGGCTGAATTTTGATGCCGATCCGCAGCGCTTTCTGTCCTCTTGGTCGGAAGAGCAGGGGGCGCTGCGGACGCGCTGCCAGCAAGCGCGCGCCCAGCTGAGCGATATTCCGTTGGACGAGGCAGCACTGGAGCAAATCAGTCAGCGTTGCTTTGCCGCCGAGGTCGATGGGTTGCGCGCCGATCTGGTCTGGTTGCGAGCTGCTCGCGCCCATGCGGCCTGGCGTGGCTCGGTACGCATCGAGGCCGAGGACATCGATGCGGTGGCCGATTTTGTTCTGCGTCATCGGCAGCAGCAGGCAACGCCGCCTACACCGCCGCAGCAGCAGTCACCGCAGGCACAACCCAAGGAAGACACCGGTACTGCCAGGGATGATCAGGGGGCGGGCGACTGGGGGCAGCTACCGGCTCAGACTCAACCTGTTGGTGCTCGGCGTGAACCGCCTCGCTGGTCAAAAAAGCCCTGA
- the cobN gene encoding cobaltochelatase subunit CobN, with the protein MHLLRTQPGQQLPADSIADLGQTPGDIVVLCTGDSHLSLLAEVAGQLPEDYPSLRLASPAQLGNNASIDFYVEQVLQHAKVILISVHGGVSYWRYGIERLVELGQRGATVIMVPGDDSPDPELSELGNVPAEDSHRLWQFLRQGGIDNARQFYHCIASRWLGRNYAWHEPEALARVAIYHPHQSSASLDDWQRDWRADAPVVGLIFYRTQVQAANTAFIDTFCERLTAQGLNPLPIAVASLKEAACLTQVEAWLEQSGAAVIINTTGFAQSSPDAPNLRPFRQDIPVLQAICALDNHEQWQANAQGLGSRDLAMHIVLPELDGRLITRPISFKGLAWRSERSQSDVICYQPHLPGMDHVAELAQRWACLARLPNGDKRVALILANYPTRDGRIGNGVGLDTPAAALNILRALQAQGYPVADLPESGTALIHELLGGVTNDLDNLDLRPCAQSLALQEYQAFFGGLPVANQQAVIDRWGTPEQDPMFRSGRLMIAGLRFGSTFVGIQPARGYQLDAAAMYHDPDLVPPHGYLAFYGWLRMRYTADAVIHVGKHGNLEWLPGKCVGLSDCCWPDVVLGPLPNIYPFIVNDPGEGAQAKRRTQAVIIDHLMPPLTRAESYGPLRDIERLADEYYEASQLDLRRASELRSEILVLVREANLDRELGLQLSDDPNSWLPQLDAYLCDLKESQIRDGLHVFGESPSGQLRRDTLLALLRIPRGNGIGANASLLRALADDLGLDFDPINCDMAAPWLGPRPEVLQRCDAGLWRTHGDTRERLELLALGLIDSESQGFGPASSEVIEQLRGQVAPMLDSCGEEEMAGLLAALQGRFVPAGPSGAPSRGRLDVLPTGRNFFTVDVRNLPTPTAWRIGVQATERLLERHMQDHGDYLRQLGLSMWGTATMRTGGDDMAQAMALLGVRPVWQPGSGRLERFEIVPLEELGRPRVDVTLRVSGFFRDAFANLIRIFDEAVQAVADLDEPEDMNPLSARVWRESLELEDGGLDEAQARRQAGWRIFGSMPGAYGAGVQNVIEDRRWQSREDLAEVYLNWGGYAYGKDDEGVPARARFAERLQRVQAVLQNQDNREHDILDSNDYYQFQGGMLAAAETLRSGSVASYHGDNSQPDNPKIRSLKEELGRVVRSRAANPKWIAGMKRHGYKGAFELAATVDYLFAFDATTGLIDDHQYALLADAYALDRDTREFIQLHNPEALQDILERLLEAQQRGLWEEPGEYQEALENLLIDSEES; encoded by the coding sequence GTGCATCTGCTGCGCACCCAGCCCGGCCAGCAATTGCCGGCCGACAGCATCGCCGACCTGGGCCAGACGCCTGGGGACATCGTCGTGCTGTGCACGGGTGATTCGCACCTGTCACTGCTTGCCGAGGTGGCCGGACAACTGCCCGAGGACTACCCCAGCCTGCGGCTGGCGAGCCCGGCGCAGTTGGGCAACAACGCGTCGATCGACTTTTATGTCGAGCAGGTGTTGCAGCACGCCAAGGTCATCCTGATTTCCGTGCACGGTGGCGTCAGTTACTGGCGCTACGGGATCGAGCGGCTGGTGGAGCTGGGCCAGCGCGGCGCTACCGTCATCATGGTTCCGGGCGATGACAGCCCTGATCCTGAGTTGAGCGAGCTCGGCAACGTGCCGGCCGAGGATAGCCATCGGTTGTGGCAGTTCCTGCGCCAGGGTGGCATCGACAACGCGCGCCAGTTCTACCACTGCATCGCCAGTCGCTGGTTGGGCCGAAACTATGCCTGGCACGAACCCGAGGCGCTGGCGCGGGTGGCGATCTATCACCCCCATCAGTCATCCGCGTCCTTGGATGATTGGCAGCGCGACTGGCGAGCGGACGCACCGGTGGTTGGGCTGATCTTCTATCGCACGCAGGTTCAGGCGGCGAATACGGCCTTCATCGACACCTTCTGTGAGCGGTTGACGGCTCAGGGCCTTAACCCCTTGCCTATCGCCGTGGCCAGCCTGAAGGAGGCGGCTTGTCTCACGCAGGTCGAGGCCTGGCTGGAGCAGAGCGGCGCTGCGGTGATCATCAATACGACAGGCTTCGCCCAGTCCAGCCCGGACGCTCCAAACCTGCGGCCCTTCCGCCAGGACATCCCGGTGCTACAGGCCATCTGTGCTCTGGATAACCACGAACAATGGCAGGCCAACGCTCAGGGCCTGGGGTCGCGAGACCTGGCGATGCATATCGTGCTGCCGGAGCTGGACGGCCGACTGATTACCCGGCCTATCAGTTTCAAGGGCCTGGCCTGGCGCAGCGAACGCAGCCAGAGCGACGTGATCTGCTACCAACCGCATCTGCCAGGCATGGACCATGTCGCCGAGCTTGCCCAGCGGTGGGCTTGCCTTGCGCGGTTACCTAACGGCGACAAGCGAGTCGCGCTCATCCTGGCCAACTATCCCACCCGTGACGGCCGCATCGGCAACGGGGTCGGGCTGGATACGCCGGCCGCTGCGCTGAACATCCTTCGCGCACTGCAGGCGCAGGGATACCCGGTGGCCGATCTGCCCGAGAGCGGCACGGCACTGATCCATGAGCTACTCGGCGGCGTTACCAACGACCTCGATAACCTCGATTTGCGGCCCTGTGCCCAGAGCCTGGCACTGCAGGAGTACCAGGCGTTCTTCGGTGGGCTACCAGTTGCCAACCAGCAGGCGGTGATCGATCGCTGGGGCACGCCCGAGCAGGACCCGATGTTTCGTTCTGGTCGGCTGATGATCGCCGGGCTGCGTTTCGGCTCGACCTTCGTTGGCATACAACCGGCGCGTGGTTATCAGCTCGACGCGGCCGCCATGTATCACGACCCCGATCTGGTACCGCCGCACGGCTACCTCGCGTTCTATGGCTGGCTGCGCATGCGCTACACCGCTGATGCGGTGATCCACGTCGGCAAGCACGGCAACCTCGAATGGTTGCCGGGCAAGTGCGTTGGGCTGTCCGACTGCTGCTGGCCGGACGTGGTGCTCGGCCCGCTGCCGAATATCTATCCCTTCATCGTCAACGATCCGGGCGAAGGGGCCCAGGCCAAGCGGCGTACCCAGGCGGTGATCATCGACCACCTGATGCCGCCACTCACGCGCGCCGAAAGTTATGGCCCGCTGCGTGACATCGAGCGCCTGGCCGACGAGTACTACGAAGCCAGTCAGCTCGACTTGCGGCGCGCGTCCGAGCTGCGCAGCGAGATCCTTGTGCTGGTGCGCGAGGCCAATCTGGACCGCGAGCTGGGGCTGCAACTGAGCGACGACCCCAACAGTTGGCTGCCGCAGCTCGATGCCTATCTCTGCGATCTGAAGGAATCCCAGATACGCGATGGTTTGCACGTGTTCGGCGAGTCTCCCAGCGGACAACTGCGGCGTGACACCCTGCTTGCGCTGCTGCGCATTCCCCGAGGCAACGGGATAGGGGCCAACGCCAGCCTGTTGCGGGCACTGGCCGATGATCTGGGATTGGATTTCGACCCCATCAACTGTGACATGGCCGCGCCCTGGCTGGGGCCGCGGCCTGAGGTGCTACAGCGCTGCGATGCCGGCCTCTGGCGCACCCATGGCGACACCCGGGAGCGGCTGGAGCTGCTTGCGCTGGGGCTTATCGACAGCGAGTCGCAGGGCTTCGGACCGGCCAGTAGTGAAGTGATCGAGCAGCTGCGTGGGCAGGTCGCGCCAATGCTGGACAGTTGCGGCGAGGAAGAAATGGCGGGCCTGCTGGCGGCTTTGCAGGGCCGCTTCGTGCCGGCTGGCCCCAGCGGAGCGCCGAGCCGTGGTCGCCTCGATGTGCTGCCGACAGGCCGCAATTTTTTCACCGTCGACGTGCGCAACCTGCCCACGCCGACCGCCTGGCGCATTGGAGTGCAAGCCACCGAGCGCCTGCTCGAACGGCATATGCAGGACCATGGCGACTACCTGCGGCAACTCGGACTGTCGATGTGGGGCACCGCGACCATGCGAACCGGCGGTGATGACATGGCGCAGGCCATGGCGTTGCTCGGCGTGCGGCCGGTCTGGCAGCCAGGGAGCGGCCGGCTGGAACGTTTCGAGATCGTGCCGCTGGAAGAGTTGGGTCGGCCACGGGTGGACGTCACGTTGCGAGTGTCCGGCTTCTTCCGCGATGCCTTCGCCAACCTGATTCGCATCTTCGACGAAGCGGTGCAAGCGGTGGCCGATCTCGATGAGCCGGAGGACATGAATCCGCTGTCCGCGCGGGTCTGGCGTGAATCCCTCGAGCTTGAGGACGGCGGTCTGGACGAGGCACAAGCGCGGCGTCAGGCCGGCTGGCGCATCTTCGGGTCGATGCCCGGTGCCTACGGTGCGGGGGTGCAGAACGTCATCGAAGACCGCCGCTGGCAGAGCCGCGAGGACCTGGCTGAGGTCTACCTGAACTGGGGCGGCTATGCCTATGGCAAGGACGACGAAGGCGTGCCGGCGCGGGCGCGTTTCGCCGAGCGGCTGCAACGGGTACAGGCGGTGCTGCAGAATCAGGACAACCGCGAACACGACATTCTCGATTCCAACGACTACTACCAGTTTCAGGGCGGCATGCTGGCCGCCGCCGAAACCCTGCGCAGCGGATCGGTGGCGAGCTACCACGGCGACAACAGTCAGCCGGACAACCCGAAAATCCGCAGCCTGAAAGAAGAGTTGGGCAGGGTGGTGCGCTCCCGCGCGGCCAACCCCAAGTGGATCGCCGGCATGAAGCGGCACGGCTACAAGGGCGCCTTCGAACTGGCGGCCACGGTGGATTACCTGTTCGCCTTCGATGCCACCACCGGGCTGATCGATGATCACCAGTACGCGCTGCTGGCCGATGCCTATGCGCTGGACCGAGATACCCGGGAGTTCATCCAGCTACACAACCCCGAGGCCCTGCAGGACATCCTCGAACGCCTGCTGGAAGCCCAGCAACGTGGGCTCTGGGAGGAGCCCGGCGAGTATCAGGAAGCGCTGGAAAATCTGCTGATCGATAGCGAGGAGTCATGA
- the cobW gene encoding cobalamin biosynthesis protein CobW, with protein sequence MKTLSKLPVTIVTGFLGAGKTTLLRHMLGNAEGRRIAVIVNEFGELGIDGEILKQCSIGCSEEEANGRVFELANGCLCCTVQEEFFPVMRELVARRGDLDHILIETSGLALPKPLVQAFNWPEIRNACTVDAVITVVDSPAVAAGTFAAFPDQVDAQRKLDPNLDHESPLHELFADQLASADLVILNKADLLSPDALAAVRGEVAEELPEGVKVIEAHGGELPLNVLLGLDCETELHIDGRKTHHDLEGHEEHDHEAFDSFAVELPEVPEDKLLHVLKSAVIKHGILRIKGFAAVPGKPMRLLLQGVGQRFDKHFDRPWQAGEARVSRLIIIGQSLDPSAIDAELNAALAG encoded by the coding sequence ATGAAAACCCTCTCCAAACTTCCCGTCACTATCGTTACCGGCTTTCTCGGCGCCGGCAAAACCACCTTGCTGCGCCACATGCTGGGCAATGCCGAAGGGCGTCGTATCGCCGTGATCGTCAACGAGTTCGGCGAGCTGGGCATCGATGGCGAAATTCTCAAGCAGTGCTCCATCGGCTGTAGCGAAGAGGAGGCCAACGGCCGCGTCTTCGAGCTGGCCAACGGCTGCCTCTGCTGCACGGTGCAGGAAGAATTCTTCCCGGTGATGCGTGAACTGGTGGCGCGCCGTGGCGACCTTGACCATATCCTCATCGAAACCTCTGGCCTGGCATTGCCCAAGCCGCTGGTGCAAGCCTTCAACTGGCCTGAGATCCGTAACGCCTGCACGGTCGATGCGGTGATTACGGTGGTCGACAGCCCCGCAGTGGCGGCTGGCACCTTTGCCGCCTTTCCGGACCAGGTCGATGCCCAGCGCAAGCTCGACCCCAATCTCGATCACGAATCGCCCCTGCATGAATTGTTCGCCGATCAGCTGGCCAGCGCTGATCTGGTCATTCTCAACAAGGCCGACCTGTTGAGCCCTGACGCGCTGGCGGCCGTTCGTGGCGAAGTGGCCGAGGAGCTGCCCGAAGGAGTCAAGGTCATCGAGGCCCATGGCGGCGAGCTGCCGTTGAACGTGCTGCTGGGCCTGGATTGCGAAACTGAACTGCATATTGATGGGCGCAAGACTCATCACGATCTCGAAGGTCATGAAGAACACGATCATGAAGCCTTCGACTCGTTCGCGGTCGAGCTGCCGGAAGTGCCCGAAGACAAGCTGCTGCACGTATTGAAGAGCGCCGTGATCAAGCACGGAATCCTGCGCATCAAGGGCTTCGCAGCGGTTCCGGGCAAGCCCATGCGCTTGCTGTTGCAGGGCGTCGGGCAGCGGTTCGACAAGCACTTCGATCGTCCCTGGCAGGCCGGTGAAGCACGCGTCAGCCGGCTGATCATCATCGGCCAGTCACTCGACCCATCGGCGATAGATGCCGAACTGAACGCGGCACTGGCGGGCTGA
- a CDS encoding cobalamin biosynthesis protein, with the protein MPLQTASEDSSAPDASAASGAQLYVAGLGCRRGCSRIELEALLHHALREHGLAIAAVSCLASSERKTDEPGLRELAAHLQLPLALLSAAELAPYDAALSETSPLSKSLTGSAGLAEASALAQAESLSDGKAKLLCGKLRSANATCAIAVTRLS; encoded by the coding sequence ATGCCCCTCCAAACCGCCAGCGAAGATTCGTCCGCGCCCGATGCCTCGGCAGCGTCGGGTGCGCAGTTGTACGTCGCGGGCCTCGGGTGCCGCAGGGGCTGCAGCCGGATCGAACTCGAGGCGCTTCTGCATCACGCATTGAGGGAGCATGGATTGGCGATCGCAGCGGTCAGTTGCCTGGCCAGCAGTGAGCGCAAAACGGACGAGCCAGGCCTGCGCGAGCTGGCAGCGCACCTGCAGTTGCCCCTGGCCTTGCTGTCAGCTGCAGAGCTCGCGCCGTATGATGCGGCGCTCAGCGAGACCTCGCCGCTCAGCAAGAGCCTGACTGGCAGCGCCGGACTCGCCGAGGCCAGCGCCCTGGCACAGGCTGAATCCCTGAGTGACGGCAAAGCCAAGTTGCTGTGCGGAAAGCTGCGCTCCGCCAACGCAACGTGCGCGATCGCCGTCACCCGCCTTTCCTGA
- the cobM gene encoding precorrin-4 C(11)-methyltransferase, with protein MTVYFIGAGPGDPELITVKGQRLVRSCPIILYAGSLVPAAVLEGHGAEQVINTAELHLDEIIELIRQADAKGQDVARVHSGDPSLYGAIGEQIRHLRRLGIAFQIIPGVTATAACAALLDVELTLPQVSQTLILTRYATKSDMPPGEELHDLARHGATMAIHLGVQHLSRIVAELLPHYGLDCPIAVVHRASWPDQDWVTGTLADIEAKVSEKGFRRTALILVGRVLTAEAFADSALYNVATEHLYRSPSP; from the coding sequence ATGACCGTCTATTTCATCGGCGCCGGCCCGGGCGATCCGGAACTGATCACCGTCAAAGGGCAGCGTCTGGTGCGCAGTTGCCCGATCATCCTCTACGCCGGCTCGCTGGTCCCGGCCGCCGTACTCGAAGGTCATGGCGCCGAGCAGGTGATCAACACCGCCGAGCTGCATCTGGACGAGATCATCGAGCTGATCCGGCAGGCAGATGCCAAGGGTCAGGACGTAGCGCGGGTGCATTCCGGCGACCCGTCTCTGTATGGCGCCATCGGTGAGCAGATCCGCCACCTGCGGAGGCTTGGCATCGCCTTCCAGATCATTCCGGGCGTCACCGCGACGGCCGCCTGCGCCGCGCTTCTGGACGTCGAACTGACGCTGCCGCAGGTTTCCCAGACGCTGATCCTGACCCGCTACGCCACCAAGTCGGACATGCCGCCCGGTGAAGAACTGCACGACCTGGCCCGCCACGGCGCGACCATGGCGATTCATCTTGGCGTTCAGCACCTGTCACGCATCGTCGCCGAGCTGTTGCCGCATTACGGCCTGGATTGCCCGATTGCCGTGGTGCACCGCGCCAGCTGGCCCGATCAGGATTGGGTGACAGGCACCCTGGCCGACATCGAAGCCAAGGTAAGCGAGAAGGGCTTTCGCCGTACGGCGTTGATCCTCGTCGGCCGAGTGCTGACGGCCGAGGCGTTTGCCGATTCGGCGCTGTACAACGTAGCTACCGAGCACCTCTATCGCTCGCCGAGCCCGTGA
- a CDS encoding ABC-F family ATPase: MISTANITMQFGAKPLFENVSVKFAGGNRYGLIGANGCGKSTFMKILGGDLEPSAGQVMLEPNVRLGKLRQDQFAYEEFNVIDTVIMGHEDLWKVKAERDRIYSLPEMSEEDGMKVGELEGEFAEMDGYTAESRAGELLLGLGIPLEQHFGPMSEVAPGWKLRVLLAQALFSDPDVLLLDEPTNHLDINTIRWLETILTARNSTMIIISHDRHFLNSVCTHMADLDYGELRLFPGNYDEYMTAATQSREQLLSDNAKKKAQIAELQTFVSRFSANASKAKQATSRAKQIDKIQLAEVKPSSRISPFIRFEQTKKLHRQAVTVERLSKSFDDKELFKNFSFTVEAGERVAIIGPNGIGKTTLLRTLVGELTPDSGSVKWTESAEYGYYAQDHAHDFEDDLSLFEWMGQWTQGGEQLVRGTLGRMLFSNDEILKSVKVISGGEQGRMLFGKLILQKPNVLVMDEPTNHLDMESIEALNLALENYPGTLIFVSHDREFVSSLATRIIELSENGVTDFSGSYDDYLRSQGVLV, translated from the coding sequence TTGATTTCTACCGCCAACATCACCATGCAGTTCGGTGCCAAGCCGCTGTTCGAAAACGTTTCCGTCAAATTTGCCGGTGGCAACCGCTACGGTCTGATCGGTGCCAATGGCTGCGGCAAGTCGACCTTCATGAAGATTCTCGGTGGCGATCTGGAGCCCTCTGCGGGTCAGGTGATGCTCGAGCCGAACGTGCGTCTGGGCAAGCTGCGCCAGGATCAGTTCGCCTACGAAGAATTCAACGTGATCGACACCGTGATCATGGGCCATGAGGACCTGTGGAAGGTCAAGGCCGAGCGCGACCGCATCTACTCACTGCCGGAAATGAGCGAAGAAGACGGCATGAAGGTCGGCGAACTCGAAGGTGAATTCGCCGAAATGGACGGCTACACCGCAGAATCCCGTGCCGGAGAACTGCTGCTTGGTTTGGGTATTCCGCTTGAGCAGCATTTCGGCCCGATGAGCGAAGTCGCCCCAGGCTGGAAGCTGCGCGTGCTACTGGCGCAGGCGCTGTTTTCCGATCCGGATGTACTACTGCTGGACGAACCGACCAACCACCTGGACATCAACACCATCCGCTGGCTGGAAACGATTCTGACGGCGCGTAACAGCACCATGATCATCATTTCCCACGACCGCCACTTCCTGAACTCAGTCTGCACCCACATGGCCGACCTCGATTACGGTGAGCTGCGCCTGTTCCCGGGCAACTACGACGAGTACATGACCGCCGCCACTCAGTCGCGCGAGCAGCTGCTGTCGGACAACGCCAAGAAGAAGGCGCAGATCGCCGAGCTACAGACCTTTGTCAGCCGCTTCTCGGCCAACGCCTCCAAAGCGAAGCAGGCCACCAGCCGTGCCAAGCAGATCGACAAGATCCAGCTGGCCGAAGTGAAGCCTTCCAGCCGTATCAGTCCGTTCATCCGCTTCGAGCAGACCAAGAAGCTGCACCGCCAGGCAGTGACTGTGGAACGCCTGTCCAAGAGCTTCGACGACAAGGAGCTGTTCAAGAACTTCAGCTTCACCGTCGAGGCCGGCGAGCGTGTGGCGATCATCGGTCCGAATGGTATCGGCAAAACCACCCTGCTGCGCACTCTGGTTGGCGAACTGACTCCGGACAGCGGCAGCGTCAAGTGGACCGAGAGTGCCGAGTACGGCTACTACGCCCAGGATCATGCCCACGATTTCGAGGATGACCTCTCCCTCTTCGAATGGATGGGCCAGTGGACCCAGGGCGGCGAACAGCTGGTACGCGGCACCCTTGGCCGCATGCTGTTCTCCAACGACGAGATCCTCAAGTCGGTCAAGGTCATCTCCGGTGGTGAACAGGGCCGCATGCTGTTCGGCAAGCTGATCCTGCAGAAACCCAACGTTCTGGTGATGGACGAACCGACCAACCACCTGGACATGGAATCGATCGAAGCACTCAACCTGGCGCTGGAGAACTACCCGGGCACGCTGATCTTCGTCAGCCACGACCGTGAATTCGTCAGCTCGCTGGCGACGCGCATCATCGAGCTGTCGGAGAACGGCGTGACCGACTTCAGCGGCAGCTACGACGACTACCTGCGCAGCCAGGGCGTGTTGGTCTGA